One genomic window of Streptomyces sp. NBC_01498 includes the following:
- a CDS encoding ABC transporter permease — protein MSTATTTTTTNVTDSAPSPRTGLPGRAATDEGRIGLRANLRHIGALARRNALQIKQDPESMFDVLLMPIVFTLLFVFVFGGAVAGKGNQSEYVSYLVPGLMAMMGLNISMSVGSGINEDFQKGVMDRFRTMPIARSSVLIAKIVVEIGRLMVAFAILLIVGFVLGLSIETSPLHVLAAVGLSLIFGASLMWVFILIGLTVKTAQAVQGLGFLVLMPLQFGSSIFTPPSTMPGWLQNFTDYNPLSNLADAARALFIGGPVAHDVWMTLGWAAVITVVTAPVAVAKFRKKT, from the coding sequence ATGAGCACGGCAACGACAACGACAACGACGAACGTGACGGACTCCGCGCCGTCCCCCCGGACCGGGCTGCCCGGCCGGGCAGCCACCGACGAGGGCCGGATCGGTCTGCGCGCCAATCTGCGGCACATCGGCGCCCTCGCCCGCCGCAACGCCCTCCAGATCAAGCAGGACCCGGAGTCGATGTTCGACGTCCTGCTGATGCCGATCGTCTTCACGCTGCTCTTCGTGTTCGTCTTCGGCGGGGCCGTGGCGGGCAAGGGCAACCAGTCCGAGTACGTCAGCTATCTGGTCCCCGGCCTGATGGCGATGATGGGGCTCAACATCTCGATGTCCGTGGGCAGCGGGATCAACGAGGACTTCCAGAAGGGAGTCATGGACCGGTTCCGTACGATGCCGATCGCCCGGTCGTCGGTCCTCATCGCCAAGATCGTGGTCGAGATAGGCCGGCTGATGGTCGCGTTCGCGATCCTGCTGATCGTGGGCTTCGTGCTCGGACTGTCCATCGAGACGTCGCCGCTCCACGTCCTGGCGGCGGTCGGGCTCTCGCTGATCTTCGGCGCGTCACTGATGTGGGTCTTCATCCTGATCGGTCTGACCGTGAAGACCGCGCAGGCGGTGCAGGGGCTGGGCTTCCTGGTGCTGATGCCGCTCCAGTTCGGCTCCTCGATCTTCACCCCGCCGTCGACCATGCCGGGCTGGCTCCAGAACTTCACGGACTACAACCCGCTGTCGAATCTGGCCGACGCCGCGCGCGCGTTGTTCATCGGCGGGCCGGTCGCGCACGACGTGTGGATGACGCTCGGCTGGGCGGCAGTGATCACGGTGGTGACGGCGCCGGTCGCGGTGGCCAAGTTCCGGAAGAAAACGTGA
- the npdG gene encoding NADPH-dependent F420 reductase, producing the protein MTSTDSGSTPKPPAKDPWELPDVSDLTVGVLGGTGDQGRGLAYRLARAGQKVIIGSRAADRAESAAAELGLGIEGTDNAGCARRSDIVVVAVPWEGHARTLESLRDELTGKLVVDCVNPLGFDKKGAYALTPEEGSAAEQAAALLPGSRVTAAFHHLSAVLLQNPEVERIDTDVMVLGEVRADTDIVQALAARIPGMRGVFAGRLRNAHQVESLVANLISTNRRYKAHAGLRVTDV; encoded by the coding sequence ATGACTTCAACCGACAGTGGCAGCACGCCGAAGCCCCCCGCGAAGGACCCCTGGGAACTCCCCGACGTCTCGGACCTGACCGTCGGCGTCCTCGGCGGCACGGGCGACCAGGGGCGGGGACTCGCCTACCGGCTGGCGCGCGCCGGGCAGAAAGTGATCATCGGCTCCCGCGCCGCCGACCGCGCCGAGTCGGCGGCGGCCGAACTCGGCCTCGGCATCGAGGGCACCGACAACGCCGGATGCGCGCGCCGCAGCGACATCGTGGTCGTCGCCGTGCCGTGGGAGGGCCACGCCAGGACCCTCGAATCCCTCAGGGACGAACTCACGGGCAAGCTCGTCGTGGACTGCGTCAACCCCCTCGGCTTCGACAAGAAGGGCGCGTACGCCCTCACCCCGGAGGAGGGCAGCGCCGCCGAACAGGCCGCCGCCCTGCTGCCCGGCTCCCGGGTGACCGCCGCGTTCCACCACCTGTCCGCCGTCCTGCTCCAGAACCCCGAGGTCGAGCGGATCGACACCGACGTGATGGTCCTCGGCGAGGTCCGGGCCGACACCGACATCGTGCAGGCCCTCGCCGCCCGCATCCCCGGCATGCGCGGCGTCTTCGCGGGCCGGCTGCGCAACGCGCACCAGGTGGAGTCGCTGGTGGCCAACCTGATCTCGACCAACCGCCGCTACAAGGCCCACGCGGGCCTGCGCGTCACCGACGTCTGA
- a CDS encoding biliverdin-producing heme oxygenase: MDATATATPFSTLIRVASHEQHTEAETSTFMSDLLGGRLGVDAYTRYTEQLWFVYRALEGAAATLAEDPVAGPFIRPELARTAALERDLTHLRGAGWRDGLRPLPATAAYAARVEECARTWPGGYVAHHYTRYLGDLSGGQIIRDKAEKTWGFARKGDGVRFYVFEEIANPAAFKRGYRELLDALPADDLEKQRVVDECKRAFDFNGAVFRELGGEFPLSA; the protein is encoded by the coding sequence TTGGACGCAACCGCCACCGCCACCCCGTTCTCCACCCTCATCCGTGTCGCGTCGCACGAGCAGCACACCGAGGCGGAGACCTCCACCTTCATGAGCGACCTGCTCGGCGGACGGCTCGGGGTGGACGCGTACACGCGCTACACCGAGCAGCTGTGGTTCGTGTACCGGGCACTGGAGGGCGCCGCCGCGACCCTCGCGGAGGACCCGGTCGCCGGGCCCTTCATCCGGCCCGAGCTGGCGCGCACCGCCGCCCTGGAGCGCGACCTCACCCATCTGCGCGGCGCCGGCTGGCGCGACGGCCTCCGTCCGCTGCCCGCCACCGCCGCGTACGCCGCCCGGGTCGAGGAGTGCGCCCGCACCTGGCCCGGCGGCTATGTGGCCCATCACTACACGCGCTACCTCGGGGACCTCTCCGGCGGGCAGATCATCCGGGACAAGGCCGAGAAGACGTGGGGGTTCGCGCGCAAGGGTGACGGCGTCCGGTTCTACGTCTTCGAGGAGATCGCCAACCCGGCCGCGTTCAAGCGCGGTTACCGCGAACTGCTCGACGCCCTCCCGGCGGACGACCTGGAGAAGCAGCGCGTCGTCGACGAGTGCAAGCGGGCGTTCGACTTCAACGGCGCCGTCTTCCGCGAGCTGGGGGGCGAGTTCCCCCTCAGCGCGTAA
- the panB gene encoding 3-methyl-2-oxobutanoate hydroxymethyltransferase has protein sequence MTSEAAQKPPGASPGTSSGDTRSLYGGAGTRRVTVHDIAAAKRRGEKWPMLTAYDATTASVFDEAGIPVVLVGDSMGNVHLGYETTVPVTLDEMTMLSAAVVRGTRRALVVGDLPFGSYQEGPVQALRSATRLVKDAGVGAVKLEGGARSLPQTEMIVQAGIPVMSHLGLTPQSVNTLGYRVQGRDDEAAHRLLHDAKSAQAAGAFAVVLELVPAELAAEVTRSLDIPTIGIGAGPDTDAQVLVYTDMVGLTGGKVPRFTKQYANLRQTLGDAARAFADEVTGGTFPREEHTFH, from the coding sequence ATGACGTCCGAGGCTGCGCAGAAACCGCCCGGGGCCTCCCCCGGGACTTCCTCCGGCGACACCCGGTCGCTCTACGGCGGCGCCGGTACCCGCCGCGTCACCGTCCACGACATCGCCGCCGCCAAGCGACGCGGCGAGAAGTGGCCCATGCTCACCGCCTACGACGCGACGACCGCGTCCGTCTTCGACGAGGCGGGCATCCCGGTCGTGCTCGTCGGGGACTCCATGGGCAATGTCCACCTCGGCTACGAGACGACCGTGCCGGTCACGCTCGACGAGATGACGATGCTGTCGGCCGCCGTCGTACGGGGCACCAGGCGCGCCCTCGTCGTCGGCGACCTCCCCTTCGGCTCGTACCAGGAAGGCCCCGTCCAGGCCCTGCGCAGCGCGACGCGGCTGGTCAAGGACGCCGGGGTCGGCGCGGTCAAGCTGGAGGGCGGGGCGCGCTCGCTGCCGCAGACGGAAATGATCGTCCAGGCGGGCATCCCGGTCATGTCGCACCTCGGGCTGACGCCGCAGTCCGTGAACACCCTGGGGTACCGGGTGCAGGGGCGCGACGACGAGGCCGCGCACCGGCTGCTGCACGACGCCAAGTCGGCGCAGGCGGCGGGGGCGTTCGCGGTGGTCCTGGAGCTGGTGCCGGCCGAGCTCGCCGCCGAGGTCACCCGTTCGCTGGACATCCCCACCATCGGCATAGGCGCCGGCCCGGACACGGACGCGCAGGTGCTCGTCTACACCGACATGGTGGGTCTGACGGGCGGCAAGGTGCCGCGCTTCACCAAGCAGTACGCGAATCTGCGGCAGACCCTCGGCGACGCCGCGCGGGCGTTCGCGGACGAGGTCACCGGAGGAACGTTCCCGCGCGAGGAGCACACGTTCCACTGA
- a CDS encoding site-2 protease family protein yields the protein MTTAPSRRDDRRISPVFLGITAVTAAAGWALWADFAADARVVVFLFVTSAWVVSLCLHEYAHARTALHSGDISVAAKGYLTLNPLAYTHALLSVVLPVLFVVLGGIGLPGGAVFVERHRIRGRLRHSLISAAGPLTNVLFALVCTAPFWLDALDGVPETFRFALAFLALLQVTAAILNFLPVPGLDGYGVLEPWLSRGLRARAESFAPFGMLAVFAVLFIPSVNNAFFEAIDTILSTLGVGDGQTYCGQNLYRFWTGRDELCGSLVN from the coding sequence ATGACCACCGCACCCTCCCGTCGTGACGACCGGCGGATCAGTCCCGTCTTCCTCGGGATCACGGCCGTCACGGCGGCGGCGGGCTGGGCGCTGTGGGCGGACTTCGCGGCGGACGCCCGTGTCGTGGTGTTCCTGTTCGTCACGTCGGCGTGGGTGGTGTCGCTCTGCCTCCACGAGTACGCGCACGCCCGCACCGCCCTGCACAGCGGTGACATCTCCGTCGCCGCCAAGGGCTATCTGACGCTCAACCCGCTCGCGTACACCCACGCCCTGCTGAGCGTCGTACTGCCGGTGCTCTTCGTCGTCCTCGGCGGCATCGGGCTCCCGGGCGGCGCGGTCTTCGTCGAACGCCACCGGATCAGGGGCCGCCTGCGCCACAGCCTGATCTCGGCGGCGGGCCCGCTGACGAACGTCCTGTTCGCCCTTGTGTGCACGGCCCCGTTCTGGCTGGACGCGCTCGACGGCGTACCGGAGACCTTCCGCTTCGCCCTGGCCTTCCTCGCGCTGCTCCAGGTGACGGCGGCGATCCTCAACTTCCTCCCGGTGCCCGGCCTCGACGGCTACGGCGTTCTCGAACCGTGGCTGTCACGCGGCCTGCGGGCACGCGCGGAGTCCTTCGCGCCGTTCGGGATGCTCGCGGTCTTCGCGGTCCTGTTCATCCCCTCGGTGAACAACGCGTTCTTCGAGGCCATCGACACGATCCTGTCCACCCTGGGCGTCGGCGACGGCCAGACGTACTGCGGCCAGAACCTGTACCGCTTCTGGACGGGGCGGGACGAACTGTGCGGGTCGCTCGTCAACTAG
- the map gene encoding type I methionyl aminopeptidase encodes MSGQSLLAPGELSPARSVPGRIRRPEYVGKPAPAPYTGPEVQSDETVELMRIAGRIAAQAMEEAAKHIAPGVTTDELDRVAHEFMVDHGAYPSTLGYREFPKSLCTSVNEVICHGIPDSTVLRDGDIVNLDVTAYINGVHGDNNATYLCGDVDDESRLLVERTRESLNRAVKAVRPGRQINVIGRVIESYAKRFGYGVVRDFTGHGINSSFHSGLIIPHYDSPQATTVMRPGMTFTIEPMLTLGTHEYDMWDDGWTVVTKDRKRTAQFEHTLVVTDTGADILTLP; translated from the coding sequence ATGTCTGGCCAGTCGCTGCTCGCGCCCGGGGAGCTCTCTCCCGCCCGTTCCGTCCCCGGAAGGATCCGGCGTCCCGAGTACGTCGGGAAGCCCGCGCCGGCCCCGTACACCGGGCCGGAGGTGCAGTCGGACGAGACCGTGGAGCTGATGCGGATCGCCGGGCGGATCGCGGCCCAGGCGATGGAGGAGGCGGCGAAACACATCGCGCCCGGCGTCACGACCGACGAACTCGACCGCGTCGCCCACGAGTTCATGGTGGACCACGGGGCGTACCCCTCCACCCTCGGCTACCGCGAGTTCCCCAAGTCGCTGTGCACCTCGGTCAACGAGGTCATCTGCCACGGGATCCCGGACTCCACGGTGCTGCGCGACGGCGACATCGTGAACCTCGACGTCACCGCGTACATCAACGGGGTGCACGGCGACAACAACGCCACCTATCTCTGCGGCGACGTCGACGACGAGTCGAGGCTGCTGGTCGAGCGGACCCGCGAATCGCTGAACCGGGCCGTCAAGGCGGTCCGGCCGGGCCGCCAGATCAACGTCATCGGCCGGGTCATCGAGTCGTACGCCAAGCGCTTCGGCTACGGCGTGGTCCGCGACTTCACCGGGCACGGCATCAACTCGTCGTTCCACTCCGGGCTGATCATCCCGCACTACGACAGCCCGCAGGCGACGACCGTCATGCGGCCGGGCATGACCTTCACCATCGAGCCGATGCTCACCCTCGGCACCCACGAGTACGACATGTGGGACGACGGCTGGACCGTGGTGACGAAGGACCGCAAGCGCACGGCTCAGTTCGAGCACACGCTGGTGGTGACGGACACGGGCGCGGACATCCTCACCCTGCCCTGA
- a CDS encoding ATP-binding cassette domain-containing protein, whose translation MNHIGTIPADGTPAVTVRGLVKHYGATKALDGVDLDVREGTVLGVLGPNGAGKTTLVRCLSTLILPDAGTAVVAGFDVVRQPRQLRRTIGLTGQYASVDEKLSGRENLYMIGRLLDLSRTAARARADELLERFSLTEAAKKPVLQYSGGMRRRLDLAASMIGQPAVLYLDEPTTGLDPRTRNEVWAEVKRMVAEGVTVLLTTQYMEEAEQLAGELTVIDRGRVVAGGRVDELKARVGGRTLEVRPTDPGRLPEMARALSETGLDGVAGSQIREGMLYVPILADEQLTAVIGLLGARGFDIAHIGTHLPSLDEVFLAITGERASDPAAGPAGDPHDDPAGDTYDDAGDGTRGGTRRKKEVAA comes from the coding sequence ATGAACCACATCGGAACGATCCCTGCCGACGGCACCCCGGCCGTCACGGTGCGGGGCCTGGTCAAGCACTACGGTGCGACCAAGGCGCTGGACGGGGTGGACCTGGACGTCCGTGAGGGCACGGTCCTCGGTGTCCTCGGCCCCAACGGCGCCGGCAAGACCACCCTCGTACGCTGTCTGTCCACCCTGATCCTTCCCGACGCGGGCACGGCCGTCGTCGCCGGCTTCGACGTCGTGCGGCAGCCCCGGCAGCTCCGCCGCACCATCGGTCTCACCGGTCAGTACGCCTCGGTCGACGAGAAGCTCTCCGGCCGGGAGAACCTCTACATGATCGGGCGGCTGCTCGATCTCTCCCGTACGGCCGCCCGTGCGCGGGCCGACGAGCTGCTGGAGCGGTTCTCGCTCACGGAGGCGGCGAAGAAGCCGGTGCTCCAGTACTCGGGCGGTATGCGCAGGCGGCTGGACCTCGCGGCCTCGATGATCGGGCAACCCGCGGTGCTGTACCTGGACGAGCCGACGACGGGGCTCGACCCCCGTACCCGTAACGAGGTCTGGGCGGAGGTCAAGCGGATGGTCGCCGAGGGCGTGACCGTCCTGCTCACCACGCAGTACATGGAGGAGGCCGAGCAGCTGGCCGGGGAGCTGACGGTCATCGACCGGGGCCGGGTCGTCGCGGGCGGCCGGGTGGACGAGCTGAAGGCCCGGGTCGGCGGCCGGACCCTGGAGGTCCGCCCCACCGATCCCGGCCGGCTGCCGGAGATGGCACGGGCGTTGAGCGAGACGGGGCTGGACGGTGTCGCGGGGTCGCAGATCCGCGAGGGCATGCTGTACGTGCCGATACTCGCCGACGAGCAACTGACCGCCGTGATCGGCCTGCTGGGCGCACGCGGCTTCGACATCGCGCACATCGGCACCCATCTGCCCAGCCTGGACGAGGTGTTCCTGGCGATCACCGGGGAGCGGGCGAGCGACCCGGCCGCCGGACCGGCCGGTGACCCGCACGACGATCCGGCCGGCGACACGTACGACGACGCGGGGGACGGCACCCGGGGCGGCACGCGGCGGAAGAAGGAGGTCGCAGCATGA
- a CDS encoding AfsR/SARP family transcriptional regulator — translation MAVPDNGGVRYRLLGPTRALRADGTPCAVGGARLRSLLTVLAMRPGRTVPAATLVDEVWDGDAPADAAGALQALVSRLRRALGAGTVVSETGGYRLCAAPEDVDLHHFERLTAEGVRALDDGAPARAAELLDEALALWHGPALTDLPDRSAEAARWESRRLAARRARLTAALALGRAEEALPELAALCDEHPIDELLQALRIRALRAVGRTAEALSAYEDVRRDLATRLGMDPGPELRALHKELLDQDGYDPGPDAPPRPGRAVATVRPAAPLDVPRGGPHEAERGGPHHAPHGRAGAERATGPGHLPAAPDTAARPGATPADTGQAPAPYPAAPPEPPPGNLRARITSFVGRDADLVALRGDLRDARLVTLLGAGGAGKTRLSQEAAAGGDRDAWPDGVWLAELAPVEDPATVPEAVLVALGARETVLRGAGAEGLRAVDPGADDPLVRLVEHCARRRLLLLLDNCEHVVDAAARLAEEVLARCPGVTVLATSREPLGVPGELVRPVGPLPEPMALRLLADRGAAARPGFRTEDDPAAAEEICRRLDGLPLAIELAAARLRMLTLRQIADRLDDRFRLLTGGSRTVLPRQQTLRAVVDWSWDLLAGPERTALAALSVFAGGCDLAAAEAVCGPDALELLGSLVDKSLVVATPAPDGAMRYRLLETVLEYAAQRLDESGDRAAAERRHLTHYRELIRLADPKLRGPGQLVWIARITLDYENLRTALRRAVADRDEHEALCLVHALAWYWQILDLRADARHWSHAAAELGPDPFDPPTTPAPPLHERCTDTPPPMAPEQLLEARRGARLIHLASMNHEFDRWTSPEAKEWLRRVGEVYRPGLPQTCRMPGSLWFFAILLTGQADTFREIMDVTVDSCREYGFGYEWELASALQMRANVLANRTEWLGDASRDADESLEIFTRLGDAWGAAEALSARAEAHERHGEFALASADFRAAIENTRRLGAESQVSLLRTRLAGVMMETGDGDEAEAVLREILARSARRDYEAEPAARLFLAIRLGRSGRAAEGRAELGRLLEVFKHSNLAIFEGFVFGMLAWLDNLDGRYAEGLDRARLALTSSRDPMSGMVAPQMPAVHLLTAGWALAGLGGPERVRDGARLLGAYRAHLPKGHHPASQERESRAAAEGVVRAAGLDGAAYDEALAEGRALTLDEAFALAGA, via the coding sequence ATGGCCGTACCGGACAATGGTGGGGTGCGCTACCGGCTTCTCGGCCCGACACGGGCGCTGCGCGCCGACGGCACTCCCTGCGCCGTCGGCGGCGCCAGGCTGCGCTCGCTCCTGACGGTGCTCGCCATGCGGCCCGGCCGGACCGTCCCGGCGGCCACCCTGGTGGACGAGGTCTGGGACGGCGACGCGCCCGCCGACGCGGCGGGCGCGCTCCAGGCGCTGGTCAGCCGGCTCCGCCGGGCGCTCGGCGCCGGGACCGTCGTGTCCGAGACGGGCGGCTACCGGCTGTGCGCCGCCCCCGAGGACGTGGACCTCCACCACTTCGAGCGGCTCACGGCCGAGGGCGTACGGGCCCTGGACGACGGCGCCCCCGCGCGGGCCGCCGAGCTGCTGGACGAGGCACTGGCCCTGTGGCACGGGCCCGCGCTGACCGATCTGCCCGACCGCAGCGCCGAGGCGGCGCGCTGGGAGTCCCGGCGGCTGGCCGCCCGCCGCGCCAGGCTCACGGCGGCGCTCGCCCTCGGCCGCGCCGAGGAGGCGCTGCCCGAACTCGCCGCGCTCTGCGACGAGCACCCGATCGACGAACTGCTCCAGGCCCTGCGCATCCGCGCGCTGCGCGCCGTCGGGCGTACGGCCGAGGCACTGTCCGCGTACGAGGACGTCCGCCGCGACCTGGCGACCCGGCTGGGCATGGACCCGGGTCCGGAACTGCGCGCGCTGCACAAGGAGTTGCTGGACCAGGACGGATACGACCCCGGCCCCGACGCCCCGCCCCGGCCGGGCCGCGCCGTCGCCACGGTGCGGCCCGCGGCGCCCCTCGACGTACCGCGCGGCGGACCGCACGAGGCGGAGCGCGGCGGACCGCACCACGCACCCCACGGGCGCGCCGGCGCCGAGCGGGCCACCGGACCCGGGCACCTCCCCGCCGCCCCGGACACCGCCGCCCGCCCCGGAGCCACCCCGGCGGACACCGGACAGGCCCCCGCCCCGTACCCCGCCGCGCCCCCCGAACCGCCCCCCGGCAACCTCCGCGCCCGCATCACCAGCTTCGTCGGGCGCGACGCCGATCTCGTCGCGCTCCGGGGCGATCTTCGCGACGCCCGCCTCGTCACCCTGCTCGGCGCCGGCGGCGCGGGCAAGACACGGCTGTCGCAGGAGGCCGCCGCCGGGGGCGACCGCGATGCCTGGCCCGACGGCGTATGGCTCGCGGAACTCGCCCCCGTGGAGGACCCGGCGACCGTCCCCGAGGCCGTGCTCGTCGCGCTCGGCGCGCGCGAGACCGTGCTGCGGGGCGCGGGCGCCGAAGGGCTGCGGGCCGTCGACCCCGGCGCCGACGACCCGCTCGTACGGCTCGTCGAGCACTGCGCGCGCCGCCGGCTGCTGCTCCTGCTCGACAACTGCGAGCACGTCGTGGACGCCGCCGCCCGGCTGGCCGAGGAGGTGCTGGCCCGCTGCCCCGGCGTGACCGTCCTCGCCACCAGCCGGGAACCGCTCGGGGTGCCCGGTGAGCTCGTACGCCCCGTCGGCCCCCTCCCCGAACCCATGGCGCTGCGGCTGCTCGCCGACCGGGGCGCCGCCGCCCGCCCCGGCTTCCGTACGGAGGACGACCCGGCCGCCGCCGAGGAGATCTGTCGCCGTCTCGACGGGCTGCCGCTGGCGATCGAACTGGCCGCCGCCCGGCTGCGGATGCTCACCCTCCGGCAGATCGCCGACCGGCTGGACGACCGGTTCCGGCTGCTGACCGGCGGCAGCCGCACCGTACTGCCCCGGCAGCAGACCCTGCGCGCCGTCGTGGACTGGTCCTGGGACCTGCTCGCCGGCCCGGAGCGCACCGCGCTCGCCGCCCTGTCCGTCTTCGCGGGCGGCTGCGACCTGGCCGCCGCCGAAGCCGTGTGCGGCCCCGACGCCCTCGAACTGCTCGGCTCACTGGTCGACAAGTCCCTCGTGGTCGCCACCCCCGCTCCCGACGGCGCGATGCGCTACCGGCTGCTGGAGACGGTCCTGGAGTACGCCGCCCAACGGCTGGACGAGTCCGGGGACCGCGCCGCGGCCGAGCGCCGCCACCTCACCCACTACCGGGAGCTGATCCGGCTCGCCGACCCGAAGCTGCGCGGGCCCGGCCAGCTCGTCTGGATCGCCCGGATCACGCTCGACTACGAGAATCTGCGCACCGCGCTGCGGCGCGCCGTCGCGGACCGCGACGAGCACGAGGCGCTCTGCCTCGTCCACGCGCTCGCCTGGTACTGGCAGATCCTCGATCTGCGGGCCGACGCGCGGCACTGGTCGCACGCCGCCGCCGAGTTGGGCCCCGACCCCTTCGACCCGCCGACCACCCCCGCGCCTCCCCTTCACGAACGGTGCACCGACACCCCGCCGCCGATGGCGCCCGAGCAACTGCTGGAGGCGCGGCGCGGTGCCCGCCTGATCCACCTCGCGAGCATGAACCACGAGTTCGACCGCTGGACCTCGCCCGAGGCCAAGGAGTGGCTGCGCCGCGTCGGCGAGGTGTACCGGCCGGGTCTGCCGCAGACCTGCCGGATGCCCGGATCGCTCTGGTTCTTCGCGATTCTGCTGACGGGCCAGGCCGACACGTTCCGCGAGATCATGGACGTGACGGTGGACTCGTGCCGTGAGTACGGCTTCGGCTACGAGTGGGAGCTGGCGTCGGCCCTCCAGATGCGTGCCAACGTCCTCGCCAACCGCACCGAGTGGCTGGGCGACGCGAGCCGGGACGCCGACGAGAGCCTGGAGATCTTCACCCGGCTCGGCGACGCGTGGGGCGCCGCCGAGGCCCTGTCGGCGCGCGCCGAGGCCCATGAGCGCCACGGTGAGTTCGCCCTGGCCTCCGCCGACTTCCGCGCCGCGATCGAGAACACCCGGCGGCTCGGCGCCGAGTCCCAGGTCTCCCTGCTGCGCACCCGGCTGGCCGGCGTGATGATGGAGACCGGCGACGGGGACGAGGCCGAGGCGGTGCTGCGAGAGATCCTCGCCCGCAGCGCCCGGCGCGACTACGAGGCCGAACCGGCGGCCCGGCTCTTTCTGGCGATCCGGCTCGGCCGCAGCGGGCGCGCCGCCGAGGGACGCGCGGAACTGGGGCGGTTGCTGGAGGTCTTCAAACACTCCAACCTCGCGATCTTCGAGGGCTTCGTCTTCGGCATGCTCGCGTGGCTGGACAATCTCGACGGCCGGTACGCCGAAGGGCTGGACCGGGCACGGCTCGCGCTGACCAGTTCGCGCGACCCGATGTCGGGGATGGTGGCGCCGCAGATGCCGGCGGTCCATCTGCTGACCGCGGGCTGGGCGCTGGCCGGGCTCGGCGGCCCGGAGCGCGTACGGGACGGGGCGCGGCTGCTGGGCGCGTACCGGGCGCATCTGCCGAAGGGCCACCACCCGGCCTCGCAGGAACGCGAGAGCCGGGCGGCGGCCGAGGGGGTCGTACGGGCCGCGGGGCTGGACGGCGCGGCCTACGACGAGGCCCTGGCCGAGGGCCGCGCGCTCACCCTCGACGAGGCGTTCGCCCTCGCCGGCGCCTGA
- a CDS encoding MFS transporter, which yields MTRKLSAILPDLSPLRTLREFRLLWIQGLVTYFGSSMAMIALPLQIKDLTDSPLAVGAMGAVELVPLIVFGLYGGALADAVDRRKLILLSEAGLGLLAVVLLVNALLPRPALWPLYVVAAGVSALSGVQRPALDSLIARIVPHSQLTAAAALNALRWQTAAVAGPAVAGVVVALSGTATAYALTVAGFVVSVLMCLRLRPAPPSKEAAKPSLRGIAEGARYAWSKPVLLGTYAIDLSAMFFAFPLAIFPFLAEDLHAEWALGLMYGAIPLGSVLLSLTSGWASRVRRHGLMVVLGAGGWGLAMTVAGWMPNIWLVLFCLMLAGAGDMLSGLGRSTIWNQTIPEELRGRLAGLEVLSYSVGPQLGQVRAGTVAGWTGTRTAVWSGGVACVAAVGLLAAVLPKLMTYDSDTDEDALRRRAQQEAALAAEAATGAEAPGADAAGTAAGTDAAAPEARTPGPGAAV from the coding sequence GTGACCAGAAAGCTCTCGGCGATCCTGCCGGACCTCTCCCCGCTGCGTACCCTGCGTGAGTTCCGGCTCCTCTGGATCCAGGGCCTGGTGACGTACTTCGGCAGCTCCATGGCCATGATCGCACTGCCGCTCCAGATCAAGGACCTCACCGACTCGCCGCTCGCGGTCGGCGCGATGGGCGCCGTCGAACTGGTGCCGCTGATCGTCTTCGGGCTGTACGGCGGGGCGCTCGCCGACGCGGTCGACCGCCGCAAGCTGATCCTGCTGTCCGAGGCGGGCCTGGGGCTGCTCGCGGTCGTCCTGCTGGTCAACGCGCTGCTGCCGCGGCCGGCCCTGTGGCCGCTGTACGTCGTCGCCGCGGGCGTCTCCGCGCTGTCGGGCGTCCAGCGGCCCGCGCTGGACTCGCTGATCGCCCGGATCGTGCCGCACTCCCAGCTCACGGCGGCAGCCGCGCTCAACGCGCTGCGCTGGCAGACCGCGGCGGTCGCGGGCCCCGCCGTGGCCGGTGTCGTGGTGGCGCTCTCGGGGACGGCGACGGCGTACGCGCTGACCGTGGCCGGGTTCGTCGTCTCCGTACTGATGTGTCTGCGGCTGCGCCCGGCGCCTCCTTCCAAGGAGGCCGCGAAGCCGTCGCTGCGCGGGATCGCCGAGGGCGCGCGGTACGCGTGGAGCAAACCGGTGCTGCTGGGCACGTACGCGATCGACCTGAGCGCGATGTTCTTCGCCTTCCCGCTGGCGATCTTCCCGTTCCTGGCGGAGGACCTGCACGCGGAGTGGGCGCTGGGTCTGATGTACGGGGCGATCCCGCTCGGCTCCGTGCTGCTCAGTCTGACCAGCGGCTGGGCGTCGCGGGTCCGGCGGCACGGGCTGATGGTGGTGCTCGGCGCGGGCGGCTGGGGTCTGGCGATGACCGTGGCGGGCTGGATGCCGAACATCTGGCTGGTGCTGTTCTGTCTGATGCTGGCGGGCGCGGGCGACATGCTCAGCGGGCTGGGCCGCTCGACGATCTGGAACCAGACGATCCCGGAGGAACTGCGCGGGCGGCTGGCGGGACTTGAGGTGCTGTCCTACAGCGTGGGCCCGCAGCTGGGCCAGGTCCGCGCGGGCACGGTGGCCGGCTGGACGGGCACCCGCACGGCGGTCTGGAGCGGCGGGGTGGCGTGCGTGGCGGCGGTGGGGCTGCTGGCGGCCGTACTGCCGAAGCTGATGACGTACGACTCCGACACGGACGAGGACGCGCTGCGCCGCCGGGCCCAGCAGGAGGCCGCCCTCGCGGCGGAGGCGGCGACCGGGGCGGAGGCTCCCGGAGCGGACGCCGCGGGTACGGCCGCCGGGACGGACGCCGCCGCGCCCGAGGCCCGGACGCCCGGCCCCGGGGCGGCCGTCTGA